The Streptococcus sp. 29896 genome includes a region encoding these proteins:
- a CDS encoding NADPH-dependent FMN reductase, whose protein sequence is MAHILFLVGSLRDGSFNHQMAKEAETLLADKAQVSYIDLASIPLFNQDIEIPILPAIAQLRDQVAAADAIWIFSPVYNYAIPGIVKNALDWLSRSLDLTNPKGPSILQDKLTTVSAVGNSGHDFLFKDFQHLLPFIRTQIVGEFTASTVNPEAWATGQLILSDTVRASLEAQAQALLDAIQ, encoded by the coding sequence ATGGCACATATCTTATTTCTAGTTGGGTCACTACGTGACGGATCTTTCAACCACCAAATGGCAAAGGAAGCAGAAACTCTTTTGGCTGACAAAGCTCAAGTCTCCTATATTGACTTAGCTTCCATTCCCCTCTTTAATCAGGACATTGAAATTCCAATACTCCCTGCAATTGCCCAACTTCGAGATCAAGTTGCAGCTGCAGATGCCATTTGGATTTTTTCACCAGTCTACAATTACGCCATTCCAGGTATCGTGAAAAATGCTCTAGATTGGCTCAGTCGATCACTAGACTTGACAAATCCCAAAGGCCCTTCAATCCTTCAAGATAAGCTGACAACTGTTTCTGCAGTTGGAAATAGCGGTCACGACTTTCTCTTTAAGGATTTCCAGCATCTTCTTCCATTCATTAGAACACAAATTGTCGGAGAATTTACAGCTAGCACTGTCAACCCTGAAGCATGGGCAACAGGCCAACTGATTTTATCCGACACTGTTCGAGCAAGTTTGGAGGCGCAAGCACAAGCCTTGCTGGATGCTATTCAATAA
- a CDS encoding MarR family winged helix-turn-helix transcriptional regulator: MNRIEQALQENQEALHSLVVFRRAANAIVKQEVETIKKHNLTVCQFGVLEALYNKGDLRIQDLIDKLLSTSGNMTVVIRNMIRDGYVVKVPDTKDRRSFLVGLTPLGRERIEAILPEHYENIGKIFSVISPEEQVILADILKNFKNLK, encoded by the coding sequence ATGAACAGGATTGAACAAGCATTACAAGAAAATCAAGAAGCCCTACATAGTTTGGTTGTTTTTCGCAGAGCAGCCAATGCTATCGTCAAACAGGAAGTCGAAACAATTAAGAAACACAATTTGACTGTTTGTCAATTTGGCGTTTTAGAAGCCTTGTACAATAAAGGCGACCTTCGAATCCAAGATCTGATTGATAAACTCCTCAGCACTTCTGGAAATATGACCGTCGTCATCCGAAACATGATTCGCGATGGCTATGTTGTAAAGGTTCCAGATACCAAGGACAGACGCTCCTTCCTAGTCGGTTTAACCCCACTCGGTCGCGAACGCATAGAAGCGATTTTGCCTGAACATTATGAAAATATCGGTAAAATCTTCTCAGTCATTAGCCCTGAGGAACAAGTCATCTTGGCTGACATCTTAAAAAATTTTAAAAATTTGAAATAA
- a CDS encoding DUF5590 domain-containing protein, whose protein sequence is MKKSLESVARFLQSTLGQWLVGLFICLFVLVFSFFFLLDLSIQPRKDTERELERVVLANTPIQAVEDIELYNGQESFYSFYGKDEAGNDLVALVSDQDDTIYLSDLSAGIEQGEAESRAKENGATQIDRAVLGVYQEQLVWEVKSEQTYYLISFESGDFIKKEGL, encoded by the coding sequence ATGAAAAAATCACTAGAATCTGTAGCACGTTTTTTGCAATCGACCTTGGGCCAGTGGCTGGTCGGCTTGTTTATTTGCCTTTTTGTACTTGTTTTTTCCTTTTTTTTCCTACTCGATTTATCTATTCAGCCTAGAAAAGACACGGAACGAGAACTCGAGCGAGTTGTGTTAGCCAACACACCGATTCAGGCTGTGGAGGATATTGAACTCTATAATGGACAAGAAAGCTTTTATAGTTTTTATGGCAAGGATGAGGCGGGGAATGATTTAGTCGCCCTAGTGTCGGATCAGGATGATACGATTTATCTGTCAGATCTATCTGCTGGAATTGAGCAGGGTGAGGCAGAGAGCCGTGCAAAGGAAAATGGTGCTACACAAATCGATCGTGCTGTTTTAGGTGTTTACCAAGAACAGCTCGTTTGGGAAGTGAAGTCTGAGCAGACTTACTATCTCATCTCGTTTGAATCCGGTGATTTTATTAAGAAGGAGGGCTTATGA
- a CDS encoding pyridoxal phosphate-dependent aminotransferase, giving the protein MSKLSKRVLEMEESVTLAAGARAKALKAEGRDILELTLGEPDFVTPKNIQQAAIKSIEDGKASFYTVASGLPELKDAVNTYFENFYGYSIERKQVVLATGAKFVLYAFFAAVINPGDEVLIPTPYWVSYADQIKMNEGVPVFVTATEEHNFKVTVEQLEAARTDKTKVLLLNSPSNPTGMIYSREELEAIGNWAVEHDILILADDIYGRLVYNGNTFTPISSISESIRQQTIVVNGVAKAYAMTGWRVGFAVGNPEIIAAMSKIVGQTTSNLTAVAQYAAIEAFTGPQDTVETMRQAFEERLNTIYPLLAEVPGFEVIKPEGAFYLFPNVKKAMEMKGYTDVTEFTTAILEEVGVALVTGAGFGAPENIRLSYATDMDTLKEAVARLHTFMKK; this is encoded by the coding sequence ATGAGCAAGCTATCAAAACGTGTCTTAGAAATGGAAGAAAGTGTCACTCTGGCAGCAGGTGCACGGGCCAAGGCCTTGAAGGCTGAGGGACGTGATATTTTAGAGCTGACCTTGGGTGAGCCAGACTTCGTCACACCGAAAAATATCCAGCAAGCTGCTATTAAGTCTATCGAAGATGGTAAGGCGAGTTTTTACACTGTGGCTTCAGGTCTTCCAGAGTTGAAGGACGCGGTTAATACCTACTTTGAGAACTTCTACGGCTACTCTATCGAACGCAAGCAAGTCGTTCTTGCGACAGGTGCTAAGTTTGTTCTTTATGCCTTCTTTGCGGCGGTCATCAATCCTGGCGATGAGGTCCTGATTCCAACGCCTTACTGGGTATCCTATGCCGACCAAATCAAGATGAACGAAGGAGTGCCTGTCTTTGTCACTGCGACAGAAGAGCACAATTTCAAGGTAACGGTTGAACAGCTGGAAGCAGCTCGGACAGACAAGACCAAGGTCCTTTTGCTCAATAGTCCGTCCAATCCAACGGGTATGATTTACAGTCGTGAGGAATTGGAAGCTATTGGAAACTGGGCTGTAGAGCACGATATTCTCATCTTGGCAGACGATATTTACGGTCGTTTGGTCTATAATGGAAATACCTTCACACCGATTTCAAGCATTTCAGAAAGCATTCGTCAGCAGACTATTGTTGTCAATGGGGTGGCCAAGGCCTATGCCATGACAGGTTGGCGGGTTGGATTTGCCGTTGGTAATCCTGAAATCATTGCGGCTATGAGCAAGATTGTCGGACAAACGACTTCAAACCTGACAGCAGTTGCTCAGTATGCGGCCATTGAAGCCTTTACAGGTCCGCAAGATACGGTCGAAACCATGCGTCAGGCCTTTGAAGAGCGACTCAATACCATTTATCCCTTACTAGCAGAAGTACCAGGTTTTGAAGTCATTAAGCCAGAAGGAGCCTTCTATCTCTTCCCAAATGTCAAAAAGGCTATGGAGATGAAAGGCTACACAGATGTGACCGAATTTACCACAGCTATTCTGGAAGAAGTAGGAGTAGCCTTGGTAACAGGTGCTGGTTTTGGAGCTCCTGAGAATATCCGCCTCAGCTATGCGACAGATATGGACACGCTCAAAGAAGCAGTGGCTCGACTACACACATTTATGAAAAAATAA
- the asnS gene encoding asparagine--tRNA ligase, with product MSRKLITINQVKDYVGQEVTIGAWVANKSGKGKLAFLQLRDGTAFFQAVAFKPNFIEKFGEEAGAEKFDVAKRLSQETSVYVTGIVKEDERSKFGYELDVTDLEVIGESQDYPITPKEHGTDFLMDNRHLWLRSRKQVAIQQIRNAIIYATYEFFEKNGFIKFDSPILSGNAAEDSTELFETDYFGQPAYLSQSGQLYLEAGAMALGRVFDFGPVFRAEKSKTRRHLTEFWMMDAEYSFLSHEESLDLQEAYVKALIQGVIDRAPQALETLERDVDALKRYIAEPFKRVAYDDAITLLQEHEADEDTDYEHIEHGDDFGSPHETWISNYFGVPTFVVNYPASFKAFYMKPVPGNPERVLCADLLAPEGYGEIIGGSMREDNYDALVAKMDELGMDKSEYEFYLDLRKYGSVPHGGFGIGIERMVTFVAGTKHIREAIPFPRMLHRLHP from the coding sequence ATGTCTAGAAAATTGATTACCATTAACCAAGTAAAAGATTATGTTGGTCAAGAAGTGACCATCGGTGCCTGGGTTGCCAACAAGTCTGGCAAGGGCAAGTTAGCCTTCCTGCAATTGCGTGACGGAACTGCCTTCTTCCAAGCAGTTGCTTTCAAGCCAAACTTCATTGAAAAATTTGGCGAAGAAGCTGGTGCGGAGAAGTTCGATGTAGCAAAACGCCTCAGCCAAGAAACGTCAGTCTATGTGACAGGGATTGTCAAGGAAGACGAGCGTTCTAAGTTTGGCTACGAGTTGGATGTGACAGACCTTGAAGTGATTGGTGAGTCACAAGATTATCCAATTACGCCTAAAGAACATGGTACAGACTTCCTGATGGACAACCGTCATCTCTGGTTGCGTTCTCGTAAACAGGTCGCTATCCAGCAAATCCGTAACGCCATCATCTATGCGACCTATGAATTCTTTGAAAAGAATGGCTTTATCAAGTTTGATAGCCCAATCTTGTCTGGAAATGCGGCAGAAGATTCGACAGAATTGTTCGAAACAGACTACTTTGGTCAACCAGCTTATCTCAGTCAATCTGGTCAGCTTTACCTGGAAGCTGGTGCTATGGCCCTTGGTCGTGTTTTCGACTTCGGTCCTGTTTTCCGTGCGGAAAAATCAAAAACTCGCCGTCACTTGACTGAGTTCTGGATGATGGATGCCGAGTATTCATTCCTCAGCCATGAAGAGTCACTTGACTTGCAAGAAGCTTATGTCAAAGCCTTGATTCAAGGTGTTATCGACCGTGCTCCACAAGCCTTGGAAACTCTTGAGCGTGATGTGGATGCTCTCAAACGCTACATTGCAGAACCATTTAAACGTGTGGCTTATGATGATGCCATTACCCTTCTGCAAGAACATGAAGCTGATGAAGATACGGACTACGAACACATCGAGCATGGAGATGACTTTGGCTCACCTCATGAAACCTGGATTTCAAACTACTTTGGTGTACCGACTTTCGTTGTTAACTATCCAGCAAGCTTCAAGGCCTTCTACATGAAACCAGTTCCTGGTAATCCAGAGCGTGTGCTCTGTGCGGACCTTTTGGCGCCAGAAGGCTACGGTGAAATCATCGGTGGTTCTATGCGTGAGGACAATTACGATGCCTTGGTAGCCAAGATGGACGAGCTTGGCATGGACAAGTCAGAATACGAATTCTACCTTGACCTTCGTAAATACGGCTCTGTGCCACACGGTGGCTTCGGTATCGGTATCGAGCGTATGGTAACTTTCGTCGCTGGTACAAAACACATCCGTGAAGCCATTCCGTTCCCACGTATGTTGCACCGCTTGCATCCGTAA
- a CDS encoding MATE family efflux transporter: MKESSSRKEIIRLAFPATVENIFQTLVGFVDTLLIAQLGLVAVTAVGLANTILNVYLAVYIALGVGATALIARSIGAGDKEAVAYQVRQALVLSVGVGLLLGLLSLIFGRQMLVLMGADAESLAGAQAFFYWVGGLTIFQALMTILGTILRASGDTVSPMKMSLLTNGFNVVLDYFLIFGIGSWSGLGIVGTALGTVLARLLGTVLLYRKVQQTDLAVDLKQLFHLGSPKEMVDLTLPAAAERLVMRLGQVVYFSLIVGLGTTVYASHMIAGNIESFTYMPAYGLATAAAVLIGQALGKGDILTVRRVAFHSSAYGVAIMSLLGTILFFGAPSFALLFTKDLEAVKQVVTALRIDAFNQPGLAVSLIMAGALQGLGDSKSSLYSTVIGMWGLRVVGVVVLGQMFGLGIAGVWLSILIDLLLRAIFLTWRFHVKIRKLAE; this comes from the coding sequence ATGAAAGAGAGCAGTTCGAGAAAAGAGATTATTCGATTGGCCTTTCCTGCGACGGTGGAAAATATCTTTCAGACCTTAGTTGGTTTTGTGGATACCCTCTTGATTGCACAGCTGGGGCTGGTAGCAGTGACGGCAGTTGGTCTTGCCAATACGATTTTGAATGTCTATTTGGCGGTGTACATCGCTTTGGGAGTTGGGGCAACGGCTTTGATTGCTCGGTCCATTGGTGCGGGTGACAAGGAAGCGGTCGCCTATCAGGTACGTCAGGCTTTAGTACTTTCAGTAGGTGTGGGTCTGCTATTGGGTTTACTATCCCTTATTTTCGGGCGGCAGATGCTGGTCTTAATGGGAGCAGATGCGGAGAGTTTGGCTGGCGCCCAGGCATTTTTTTACTGGGTTGGTGGTTTGACGATTTTCCAAGCTCTGATGACCATTTTGGGAACAATCCTGCGGGCATCTGGGGATACAGTATCTCCTATGAAAATGAGCTTACTGACCAATGGTTTTAATGTGGTCTTGGACTATTTCTTGATTTTTGGTATTGGCTCTTGGTCAGGTTTGGGTATTGTAGGGACCGCCTTAGGAACCGTCTTAGCTCGCTTGCTTGGTACAGTCTTGCTTTACCGAAAGGTGCAACAGACTGACTTGGCAGTTGATCTCAAACAATTGTTCCACTTGGGAAGTCCTAAGGAAATGGTGGATTTGACCCTACCTGCAGCAGCCGAACGCTTGGTTATGCGGTTGGGACAGGTGGTCTATTTCAGCTTGATTGTGGGGCTGGGGACGACTGTCTATGCTTCTCACATGATTGCAGGCAACATCGAGAGTTTTACCTATATGCCAGCCTATGGTCTTGCGACAGCGGCAGCGGTTTTGATTGGTCAAGCCTTGGGAAAGGGGGACATCCTCACAGTTAGACGGGTTGCATTTCACAGCTCTGCCTATGGAGTAGCCATCATGTCCCTGCTCGGTACCATCTTATTTTTCGGAGCTCCAAGTTTTGCTCTGCTATTTACCAAAGACCTAGAAGCCGTCAAACAAGTTGTCACAGCCTTACGGATTGATGCTTTCAATCAGCCAGGCCTTGCGGTTTCTTTGATCATGGCTGGCGCTCTGCAGGGCTTGGGGGATTCCAAGTCGTCACTCTACTCCACAGTGATAGGGATGTGGGGGCTGCGCGTCGTAGGTGTTGTCGTCTTAGGCCAGATGTTCGGTTTAGGAATTGCCGGCGTCTGGCTGTCGATTTTGATTGACCTGCTCTTGCGAGCGATTTTTCTGACTTGGAGATTTCATGTAAAAATAAGAAAACTGGCTGAGTAG
- a CDS encoding PH domain-containing protein — protein MALNLGKIAQGLAGNFSQQSNESLYAEYSQYLLDEEVIQNGYVLIRDAVIFTNIRIIFVDKQGATGKKTAIKSIFLSTLVHVEMETAGFGLDDSEITITYLRNIYLKSKQEELVSLKLEFPKQTDIVPLYKYLLELAYQNRLSINNS, from the coding sequence ATGGCATTGAATTTAGGAAAAATCGCTCAGGGTCTTGCTGGAAACTTTAGCCAACAAAGCAACGAATCCCTATACGCAGAATACTCTCAGTATCTACTTGATGAGGAAGTCATTCAAAACGGCTACGTCTTGATCCGGGACGCAGTTATCTTTACCAATATTCGTATTATATTCGTGGACAAACAAGGAGCAACAGGGAAGAAAACTGCCATAAAATCCATCTTCCTCTCAACCCTGGTCCATGTCGAGATGGAAACAGCTGGTTTCGGCCTAGATGATAGTGAAATCACTATTACCTACTTGCGCAATATCTACCTCAAATCAAAACAGGAAGAGTTGGTTAGTCTAAAATTGGAATTCCCAAAACAAACCGACATCGTTCCACTTTACAAATACCTCCTCGAATTGGCTTATCAAAACCGCCTATCCATCAATAACTCCTAA